From a region of the bacterium genome:
- the pepF gene encoding oligoendopeptidase F, giving the protein MSHPSSRRLAGAALVLVLAACLAATGALAQYKPDPSAPRADIPKSSQWNAAHIFADEAAWEAEMAAIGADIPKLEAFKGRLGESAATMLDAQNATFETMKRLYKLYVYAQVLYDVNQGDAHSRQMQGRVAAIMPAFGEATSWMQPELLEIDPAVIRNFMAEDKELAVYDYYFEELWRQKANTLSSPEERLMALTGNMRSTPGDAHESLLGVDMKFPDITNAKGEKIPVTVSGWSALRSSEDETVRGQARDAFFGTLRGYENTFSVLLDGAVKSHIMTKDARNYETCLDAALSPDNISPNAYRMLISTVRESLPRTMHKYVDLRRKVLGTPGPLTFPNLYNAMIEGVEPEYTYDEARKIIVEGLKPLGKEYTTLLAEGMDPKNGWIDVYPNEDKRSGAYSNGVLAKDIHPYVLHNFDNSLDAVSTTAHEMGHALHSVFSSRHQPPVYAGYTTFLAEVASTCNEALLTNHLLAEADDVDVKLMLLNQRLESIRQTIFRQTLFADFELRFHEHAEKGNPLTAEYLNTTYGDMIKEYYGPNYELGKDDQCEWMFIPHFYYNFYVFTYATGLTSGLALADEISARGDKPAQRYIDNMLKAGSSAPPIDILRNAGVDLETPAPIVAAMDMFERTVDEFDRLWTQKYGKK; this is encoded by the coding sequence ATGTCGCATCCGTCAAGCCGCCGGTTGGCCGGCGCTGCCCTCGTCCTCGTCCTGGCCGCCTGCCTGGCCGCCACCGGGGCCCTGGCCCAGTACAAGCCCGACCCCTCGGCGCCGCGCGCCGACATCCCCAAGTCCTCGCAGTGGAACGCCGCGCACATTTTCGCGGACGAGGCCGCCTGGGAGGCCGAGATGGCCGCCATCGGCGCCGACATCCCCAAGCTCGAGGCGTTCAAGGGCCGGTTGGGCGAATCGGCAGCGACGATGCTCGACGCCCAGAACGCCACCTTCGAGACGATGAAGCGCCTGTACAAGCTGTATGTGTACGCCCAGGTGCTGTACGACGTGAACCAGGGCGATGCCCACAGCCGCCAGATGCAGGGCCGGGTCGCAGCGATCATGCCGGCGTTCGGCGAGGCCACGTCGTGGATGCAGCCGGAACTGCTCGAGATCGACCCTGCGGTCATCCGCAACTTCATGGCCGAGGACAAGGAACTGGCCGTCTACGACTACTACTTCGAGGAACTGTGGAGGCAGAAGGCCAACACGTTGAGCAGCCCCGAGGAGCGCCTCATGGCGCTGACCGGCAACATGCGCTCCACGCCGGGCGATGCGCACGAGTCGCTGCTGGGCGTCGACATGAAGTTCCCGGACATCACCAATGCCAAGGGCGAGAAGATCCCGGTGACGGTCAGCGGATGGTCGGCCCTGCGCTCGAGCGAGGACGAGACGGTGCGCGGCCAGGCGCGCGACGCCTTCTTCGGCACGCTGCGCGGTTACGAGAACACGTTCTCCGTGCTGCTGGACGGGGCCGTGAAGTCGCACATCATGACCAAGGACGCGCGGAACTACGAGACCTGCCTCGACGCCGCGCTGTCACCCGACAACATCAGCCCCAATGCGTACCGCATGCTCATCTCCACGGTCCGCGAGAGCCTGCCGCGCACCATGCACAAGTACGTGGACCTGCGCCGCAAGGTGCTGGGCACGCCGGGGCCGCTCACCTTCCCCAACCTGTACAATGCGATGATCGAGGGCGTCGAGCCCGAGTACACCTACGATGAGGCGCGCAAGATCATCGTCGAGGGCCTCAAGCCGCTGGGCAAGGAGTACACCACCCTGCTGGCCGAGGGCATGGATCCGAAGAACGGCTGGATCGACGTCTACCCGAACGAGGACAAGCGCAGCGGCGCCTACAGCAACGGCGTCCTTGCGAAGGACATCCATCCGTACGTGCTGCACAACTTCGACAACTCGCTGGACGCCGTCAGCACGACGGCGCACGAGATGGGCCACGCCCTGCACTCGGTCTTCTCGAGCCGTCACCAGCCGCCCGTGTACGCCGGCTACACCACGTTCCTGGCCGAGGTTGCCTCGACCTGCAACGAGGCGCTGCTGACCAACCACCTGTTGGCCGAAGCAGACGATGTCGACGTCAAGCTGATGCTGCTCAACCAGCGCCTGGAGTCGATCCGGCAGACGATCTTCCGCCAGACGCTGTTCGCCGACTTCGAACTGCGCTTCCACGAGCACGCCGAGAAGGGCAACCCGCTGACCGCCGAGTATCTCAATACGACCTACGGCGACATGATCAAGGAGTACTACGGCCCCAACTACGAGTTGGGCAAGGACGACCAGTGCGAGTGGATGTTCATCCCCCACTTCTACTACAACTTCTACGTCTTCACCTATGCCACGGGCCTGACCAGCGGCCTGGCCCTGGCTGACGAGATCAGCGCCCGCGGCGACAAGCCGGCGCAGCGCTACATCGACAACATGCTGAAGGCCGGTTCGAGCGCGCCGCCGATCGATATCCTGCGGAACGCGGGCGTCGACCTCGAGACCCCGGCGCCGATCGTCGCGGCAATGGACATGTTCGAACGGACGGTGGACGAGTTCGATCGTCTCTGGACGCAGAAGTACGGCAAGAAGTAG
- the clpP gene encoding ATP-dependent Clp endopeptidase proteolytic subunit ClpP, giving the protein MLVPVVVDQTSHGERAYDIYSRLLKDRIIFLGFPVDDNIANLVIAQMLFLQAEDPERDIYLYINSPGGSVTAGLAIYDTMQYITNDVVTICMGQAASMGAVLLAAGKDGKRSALKNSRVMIHQPLGGSQGQASMIEIYTREILSIRDKLYGILAKHTGQSLEKIAADSDRDFFMSADEACAYGIVDKVIESRSEIETDKAKKK; this is encoded by the coding sequence ATGCTGGTTCCCGTGGTCGTTGATCAAACCAGTCATGGCGAGCGCGCCTATGACATCTATTCGCGGCTCCTCAAGGACCGCATCATTTTCCTCGGCTTTCCGGTCGATGACAACATCGCCAATCTGGTCATCGCCCAGATGCTCTTTCTGCAAGCTGAGGATCCTGAACGGGATATCTATCTTTACATCAACAGTCCCGGCGGCAGCGTGACCGCTGGTCTTGCCATCTACGATACGATGCAATACATTACAAATGATGTGGTTACCATCTGCATGGGGCAGGCGGCCAGCATGGGCGCCGTGCTCCTGGCGGCCGGCAAGGACGGCAAACGGTCGGCGCTGAAGAACTCGCGGGTGATGATCCATCAGCCTCTGGGCGGCAGCCAGGGCCAGGCGAGCATGATCGAGATCTACACCCGGGAGATCCTGAGCATCCGGGACAAGCTCTACGGCATCCTCGCCAAGCATACCGGCCAGTCGCTCGAGAAGATAGCCGCCGACAGTGACCGAGACTTCTTCATGTCCGCCGACGAGGCCTGCGCTTACGGGATCGTCGACAAGGTCATCGAGAGCCGCAGCGAAATCGAGACGGACAAGGCGAAGAAGAAGTAG
- a CDS encoding sigma-54-dependent Fis family transcriptional regulator: protein MAGATILIVDDEPELCRALSKLLGRNGYAVVTAGNGEEALQVLRRQEIHLVLSDLQMPRMGGLDLLKAAQIISPSTEFVIITGHGSIETAVDAMKSGAYDFIEKPFSTSTTLKVVRKALEKQNLLMENRQLRRKLDEIQGTADIIGRSEPMRRAIATAQQAAPSSATILITGESGTGKEVFASAIHRWSDRARRNMVTVSCAALPETLLEAELFGYEKGAFTGAVARRKGRFELADRGTLFLDEVGEMSPTTQVKLLRVLQEGTLERLGGGEPVVVDVRIIAATNSDLPALVEAGRFREDLFYRLNVINLELPPLRRRGDDVTLLADFFLARYNAKNSKQLSGFTPAALEVLGRYGWPGNVRELENAVERAVVLSRQSQVDVDALPPNVVAGRARLEQVVIPVGCTLRDAEMELIQATLESTGGDKEMAARILGIAARTIYRRLQ, encoded by the coding sequence ATGGCGGGCGCCACCATCCTCATCGTCGACGACGAGCCGGAACTCTGCCGCGCGCTCAGCAAGCTGCTCGGGCGCAACGGCTATGCGGTCGTGACGGCGGGCAACGGCGAGGAAGCGCTGCAGGTCCTGCGGCGGCAGGAGATTCATCTCGTGCTGTCCGACCTGCAGATGCCCCGCATGGGCGGCCTCGACCTGCTCAAGGCGGCGCAGATCATCTCGCCGTCCACCGAGTTCGTCATCATCACCGGGCACGGTTCGATCGAAACGGCTGTCGATGCCATGAAATCCGGCGCTTACGACTTCATCGAGAAGCCCTTCTCGACGTCCACCACGCTGAAGGTGGTGCGCAAGGCGCTCGAGAAGCAGAACCTGCTGATGGAGAACCGGCAGCTGCGGCGCAAGCTGGACGAGATCCAGGGCACTGCGGACATCATCGGTCGCAGCGAACCCATGCGACGGGCCATCGCCACGGCGCAGCAGGCGGCCCCGAGCAGCGCGACGATCCTGATCACCGGGGAGAGCGGCACGGGCAAGGAGGTGTTCGCCTCGGCCATCCACCGCTGGAGCGATCGCGCCCGGCGCAACATGGTCACCGTCAGCTGCGCCGCGCTGCCCGAAACGCTGCTGGAAGCAGAGCTGTTCGGCTACGAGAAGGGCGCCTTCACCGGCGCCGTGGCGCGCCGCAAGGGACGCTTCGAGCTGGCCGACCGCGGCACGCTGTTCCTGGACGAAGTGGGGGAGATGAGCCCCACCACGCAGGTGAAGCTGCTGCGTGTGCTCCAGGAAGGCACGCTGGAGCGGCTCGGCGGCGGCGAGCCGGTGGTGGTCGACGTGAGGATCATCGCCGCCACCAATTCCGACCTGCCCGCCCTCGTGGAGGCCGGGCGCTTCCGTGAGGACCTTTTCTACCGGTTGAACGTGATCAACCTGGAACTGCCGCCCCTGCGGCGGCGCGGCGATGACGTGACGCTGCTCGCGGACTTCTTCCTTGCCCGCTACAACGCCAAGAACAGCAAGCAGCTGTCGGGCTTCACGCCGGCGGCGCTGGAGGTGCTCGGGCGCTACGGCTGGCCCGGCAACGTGCGCGAACTCGAGAACGCCGTCGAGCGGGCGGTCGTGCTCTCACGCCAGTCGCAGGTCGACGTCGACGCCCTGCCGCCCAACGTGGTGGCCGGCCGGGCGCGCCTTGAGCAGGTGGTCATCCCCGTGGGCTGCACGCTGCGCGATGCCGAGATGGAGCTGATCCAGGCCACGCTCGAAAGCACCGGCGGGGACAAGGAAATGGCCGCCAGGATCCTCGGCATTGCGGCCCGCACCATCTACCGGCGGCTCCAGTAG
- a CDS encoding acetyl-CoA hydrolase/transferase family protein, with protein sequence MARYRERLRTPEEAVGAIASGEKVYLGSGCAAPHGLISALAARHDELRGVDIIHHLTMGEAPYIAPGMEESFRLRDCFVAANTREAVNEGRADYIPIHLHEMPRLFRRGVIPLDWALIQVSPPDEHGFCSFGIEVGVTKPAALCARNIVVEVNRRMPRTLGDSFIHVSKIEAFVEVERDLDEFHPEPPTELERAVGRHVAGLIQDGACLQLGLGAIPNAVLEFLGDRRDLGVHTEMITEALPGLVQSGVVTGERKTLHPGKVVAGFIMGTRKTYDFAHDNALFEFHPTDYVNHPATIARNVGMTAVNSAIEVDLTGQVCSDSIGERIHSGFGGQADFMRGAALAEGGLPIIALPSTTSDGTRSRIVPFLAHGAGVVITRADVHVVVTEYGAAPMLGRSLRERAEALIGIAHPDFRESLLASARERGVFGRVWPGGLPA encoded by the coding sequence ATGGCGCGCTATCGCGAACGCCTGCGCACCCCCGAGGAAGCGGTGGGCGCCATCGCCTCGGGCGAGAAGGTCTACCTCGGCTCGGGCTGCGCGGCGCCCCACGGGCTCATCAGCGCCCTGGCGGCGAGGCACGACGAGCTCCGCGGCGTCGACATCATCCATCACCTGACCATGGGCGAGGCGCCGTACATCGCCCCGGGCATGGAAGAGAGCTTCCGCCTGCGCGACTGCTTCGTGGCGGCGAACACGCGCGAAGCGGTCAACGAAGGGCGTGCCGACTACATCCCCATCCACCTGCACGAGATGCCGCGCCTGTTCCGTCGCGGCGTCATCCCGCTGGATTGGGCGCTGATCCAGGTGAGCCCGCCCGACGAGCACGGCTTCTGCTCCTTCGGCATCGAGGTCGGGGTCACGAAGCCGGCGGCGCTGTGCGCGCGCAACATCGTGGTGGAAGTGAACCGCCGCATGCCCCGCACGCTGGGCGACAGCTTCATCCACGTCTCCAAAATCGAGGCCTTCGTCGAGGTGGAACGCGACCTGGACGAATTCCATCCCGAGCCGCCGACGGAACTCGAGCGCGCCGTCGGTCGGCACGTGGCGGGGCTGATCCAGGATGGTGCCTGCCTGCAGCTGGGCCTCGGCGCGATTCCCAACGCGGTGCTCGAGTTCCTGGGCGACCGCCGCGACCTTGGCGTGCACACCGAGATGATCACCGAGGCGCTGCCCGGCCTGGTGCAGAGCGGCGTCGTGACGGGCGAGCGCAAGACGCTGCACCCGGGCAAGGTCGTCGCCGGTTTCATCATGGGCACGCGGAAGACCTACGATTTCGCGCACGACAATGCGCTGTTCGAGTTCCATCCCACCGACTACGTCAACCACCCGGCCACGATCGCCCGCAATGTGGGCATGACAGCGGTCAACAGCGCCATCGAGGTCGACCTGACCGGCCAGGTCTGTTCCGACTCGATCGGCGAGCGTATCCACAGCGGGTTCGGCGGCCAGGCCGACTTCATGCGTGGTGCGGCCCTGGCCGAGGGCGGCCTGCCGATCATCGCGCTGCCGTCGACGACTTCCGACGGCACGCGGTCGCGCATCGTGCCCTTCCTGGCCCACGGCGCCGGCGTGGTGATCACGCGAGCGGACGTGCATGTCGTCGTCACCGAGTACGGCGCGGCGCCCATGCTCGGACGCAGCCTGCGCGAGCGCGCCGAGGCCCTGATCGGCATCGCGCACCCCGATTTCCGCGAGTCGCTGCTGGCTTCGGCCCGGGAGCGGGGCGTTTTCGGGCGCGTCTGGCCGGGCGGGCTGCCTGCCTGA
- the tig gene encoding trigger factor yields the protein MSENQTGADRPIVTTVESPEPCRRVIRAEVARSLYEREYADRLKKAARTHHRPGFRKGHTPKAVLERELGEMIRVEAVEALVPKAWINAILEHKLAPVNDPALENLEFKEEGPLKFDLVVEVRPEIKLNDLSGLPVKRRQVSVSDEDVERVIERLREARAGWETVEREARNGDQVTLDLLPGDDAGNFDEARLIADQRFVLGAENNLPAFNERLDGCAAGNERIVEVAYPADHPNPQLQGRSVKFRCLIKSVAQKKLAELDDAFAASCGPVQDVAGLRADIRKDLEKEAARRVAQELDVQLQAELLKRHEVPLPQSMVDKYLESGLAELHQRNLRVGRANTEQEDATYREEGRPHAERALRGMLLLEAVRRQEEIKADKEAVDERIAEIAAENGFEVDRYREFVDSGDERERIEYDLLERRTYDFLLSRAAVQDVPADTDVLSETVS from the coding sequence ATGTCCGAGAACCAGACCGGCGCCGATCGGCCCATCGTCACGACCGTCGAGTCGCCTGAGCCCTGCCGTCGCGTCATCCGCGCCGAGGTCGCCCGCTCCCTCTACGAGCGCGAATACGCCGACCGGCTCAAGAAGGCCGCCCGGACACACCATCGCCCGGGCTTCCGCAAGGGACACACGCCGAAGGCGGTTCTCGAGCGGGAACTGGGCGAGATGATCCGCGTCGAGGCCGTCGAGGCGCTGGTGCCGAAGGCCTGGATCAATGCCATCCTCGAGCACAAGCTTGCGCCGGTGAACGATCCGGCGCTGGAAAACCTCGAGTTCAAGGAGGAGGGCCCCCTGAAGTTCGACCTCGTGGTCGAGGTGCGGCCCGAGATCAAGCTGAACGACCTGTCCGGGCTGCCCGTGAAGCGGCGGCAGGTGTCGGTGTCCGACGAGGATGTCGAGCGGGTGATCGAGCGGCTGCGCGAGGCGCGGGCCGGCTGGGAGACCGTCGAGCGCGAGGCGCGCAACGGCGACCAGGTCACGCTTGACCTGCTGCCCGGCGATGACGCCGGCAACTTCGACGAGGCCCGCCTGATTGCCGACCAGCGCTTCGTGCTGGGCGCCGAGAACAATCTCCCGGCGTTCAACGAGCGCCTCGACGGCTGTGCCGCCGGCAACGAACGCATCGTCGAGGTTGCCTACCCGGCCGACCATCCGAACCCGCAGCTGCAGGGGCGTTCGGTCAAGTTTCGCTGCCTGATCAAGTCGGTGGCCCAGAAGAAGCTGGCGGAGCTCGACGACGCGTTCGCCGCCAGCTGCGGCCCGGTCCAGGACGTGGCCGGACTGCGCGCGGACATCCGCAAGGACCTGGAGAAGGAGGCGGCCCGCCGCGTCGCCCAGGAGCTGGATGTCCAGCTCCAGGCGGAACTCCTGAAGCGGCACGAGGTTCCCCTGCCGCAGTCCATGGTCGACAAGTACCTCGAGTCGGGGCTGGCCGAGCTGCACCAGCGCAACCTGCGGGTTGGACGCGCCAACACCGAGCAGGAGGACGCGACCTACCGCGAGGAGGGGCGTCCGCACGCCGAACGCGCGCTGCGGGGCATGCTCCTGCTCGAAGCCGTCCGGCGGCAGGAAGAGATCAAGGCGGACAAGGAGGCGGTCGATGAACGGATCGCCGAGATTGCCGCCGAAAACGGTTTCGAGGTTGACCGGTACCGTGAATTCGTCGACAGTGGCGACGAGCGGGAACGGATCGAATACGACCTTCTCGAGCGGCGTACGTACGATTTCCTGCTGTCGCGCGCGGCGGTCCAGGATGTGCCCGCGGACACGGATGTCCTGAGTGAAACGGTCTCCTGA
- a CDS encoding YihA family ribosome biogenesis GTP-binding protein, with translation MHVEFVTSTPDLRGRPEVVLPEFAFMGRSNCGKSSLINHFLNRRDLARTSGKPGKTRLLNYFIVDGRYYLVDLPGYGFAKVSRSQREVWRRLFQTYLAADDRPMAVFQLLDVRHRPTADDQEVAGWIREAGHPCAIAATKIDKLGATKLAGRYRELIEVLGSAPDTPFIPTSAEKGKGRDEMLAWVEALLAANVEP, from the coding sequence GTGCACGTCGAGTTCGTGACCAGCACACCCGACCTGCGCGGCCGCCCGGAAGTGGTGCTGCCGGAGTTCGCCTTCATGGGGCGTTCCAATTGCGGCAAGTCCTCGTTGATCAATCACTTCCTGAATCGGCGCGACCTGGCCCGCACCAGCGGCAAGCCGGGCAAGACCCGGCTGCTCAACTACTTCATCGTGGATGGGCGCTACTACCTGGTCGACCTGCCGGGCTACGGCTTCGCCAAGGTAAGCCGTTCCCAGCGCGAGGTCTGGCGGCGCCTGTTCCAGACCTACCTGGCCGCCGATGACCGGCCCATGGCCGTCTTCCAGCTGCTGGACGTCCGCCATCGCCCGACCGCCGACGACCAGGAGGTCGCCGGCTGGATCCGCGAGGCGGGCCACCCCTGCGCCATTGCCGCCACCAAGATCGACAAGCTGGGGGCCACGAAGCTGGCGGGCCGCTACCGGGAGCTGATCGAGGTCCTGGGATCGGCCCCGGACACGCCGTTCATCCCCACTTCGGCCGAAAAGGGGAAGGGGCGCGACGAAATGCTGGCCTGGGTCGAGGCCCTCCTGGCGGCAAACGTCGAGCCCTGA
- a CDS encoding 2-oxoacid:acceptor oxidoreductase family protein codes for MKTYEKSAGFFPSFERKSGPAKDATHYCPGCGHGNVHKMIAEALEDMGLIGRSVFVSPVGCSVFGYYYFNCGNFQAAHGRAPAVATAVKRTNPDSIVISYQGDGDLAAIGTAETIHAANRGENICVFFVNNAIYGMTGGQMAPTTMLGQRSTTTPQGRIETLHGNPIRMAEMLATLPAPTYIERVAIGDSKHIMKARKAIRKALKIQAEGKGYSFVEIVSACPTGWKMDPVHARDWLIEDMLKVFPLGVYKDESESRDEGSWNRRCDPYEPARVNEYLDRLKSTLGESAPVALEHDLHCKFAGFGGQGILTLGLLLSQIGMRAGQHVSWFPAYGPEMRGGTANCSVNVCRGRIGTPLVDKPNVLVVMNQPSLDAFAGEVVDGGTIIVDTTIVEGRPDAKRLRPVLIPATGIADEVGTAKIANVVVLGALVAATGCFPREFCEDTLRAAIKKRSLVDMNIDAFGRGYEFVKNAR; via the coding sequence ATGAAGACCTACGAGAAATCCGCGGGATTCTTCCCGAGCTTCGAGCGCAAGAGCGGCCCGGCCAAGGACGCCACGCACTACTGCCCGGGCTGCGGCCACGGCAACGTGCACAAGATGATCGCCGAGGCCCTCGAGGACATGGGCCTGATCGGGCGGTCGGTGTTCGTGTCGCCGGTCGGTTGCTCGGTGTTCGGCTACTACTACTTCAACTGCGGCAACTTCCAGGCCGCGCACGGTCGTGCGCCCGCCGTTGCCACGGCCGTCAAGCGCACGAATCCCGACTCGATCGTGATCTCGTACCAGGGCGACGGCGACCTGGCGGCGATCGGCACGGCCGAGACGATCCACGCCGCCAACCGCGGCGAGAACATCTGCGTGTTCTTCGTCAACAACGCCATCTACGGCATGACCGGCGGCCAGATGGCCCCGACGACGATGCTGGGCCAGCGCTCGACGACGACGCCGCAGGGGCGCATCGAGACCCTGCACGGCAACCCGATCCGCATGGCCGAGATGCTCGCCACACTCCCCGCGCCGACCTACATCGAGCGCGTGGCGATCGGCGACAGCAAGCACATCATGAAGGCGCGCAAGGCCATCCGGAAGGCACTCAAGATCCAGGCCGAGGGCAAGGGCTACAGCTTCGTCGAGATCGTGTCGGCCTGCCCCACCGGCTGGAAAATGGATCCCGTGCACGCCCGCGACTGGCTGATCGAGGACATGCTCAAGGTGTTCCCGCTCGGCGTCTACAAGGACGAGAGCGAGAGCCGCGACGAGGGCTCGTGGAACCGTCGCTGCGATCCGTACGAGCCGGCTCGCGTGAACGAGTACCTTGACCGCCTGAAGAGCACGCTCGGCGAGTCCGCCCCCGTGGCGCTCGAGCACGACCTGCACTGCAAGTTCGCCGGCTTCGGCGGCCAGGGCATCCTTACGCTCGGCCTGCTGCTGTCGCAGATCGGCATGCGCGCGGGCCAGCACGTGAGCTGGTTCCCGGCCTACGGCCCCGAGATGCGCGGCGGCACCGCCAACTGCTCGGTGAACGTGTGCCGCGGCCGCATCGGCACGCCGCTGGTGGACAAGCCGAACGTGCTGGTGGTCATGAACCAGCCTTCGCTCGACGCCTTTGCCGGCGAAGTGGTTGACGGCGGCACCATCATCGTCGACACGACGATCGTCGAGGGTCGCCCCGACGCGAAGCGCCTGCGGCCGGTGCTGATCCCGGCCACCGGGATCGCCGACGAGGTCGGCACCGCGAAGATCGCCAACGTGGTGGTCCTCGGTGCGCTGGTTGCCGCCACCGGTTGCTTCCCGCGCGAGTTCTGCGAGGACACGCTGCGGGCGGCCATCAAGAAGCGCAGCCTCGTGGACATGAACATCGACGCGTTCGGGCGCGGCTACGAATTCGTGAAGAACGCCCGCTAG
- a CDS encoding 3-methyl-2-oxobutanoate dehydrogenase subunit VorB, whose product MARQFMKGNDAIVVGALAAGCRAYYGYPITPASEIAHAAALHFPALGGVFIQAESEVAAMNMVYGSAGMGVRTMTASSSPGFSLKQEGLSYCAGAELPCVVVNIVRGGPGLGNIAPEQADYFQITKGGGHGNYRLITLAPNGAQEMCDLTMLAFDLADKYRNPACIMADGITGQMMEVVEIPTAKAARWDHSSWAVTGTPDTAGNLVSSITLEPEKLEEHNLKLDAKYKRIEADEVLFEKYKVDDADLVVVAYGVVSRIVYSAVDQARAEGLKVGLLRPITVWPFPTQAIIDLCGTAKAFLAVELSTGQMVEDVRLAVEGRRPVHFYGRCGGMVPGGDELLAEFRRVMSGGAR is encoded by the coding sequence CGTCGGCGCGCTCGCCGCCGGGTGCCGTGCGTACTACGGCTACCCGATCACCCCCGCCAGCGAAATCGCCCACGCCGCCGCCCTGCACTTCCCCGCGCTCGGCGGCGTCTTCATCCAGGCCGAGAGCGAAGTGGCGGCCATGAACATGGTCTACGGTTCGGCCGGCATGGGCGTGCGCACCATGACCGCTTCGTCGAGCCCCGGCTTCAGCCTGAAGCAGGAAGGCCTCTCATACTGCGCGGGCGCTGAACTGCCCTGCGTCGTGGTCAACATCGTGCGCGGCGGCCCCGGGCTGGGCAACATCGCGCCCGAGCAGGCCGACTACTTCCAGATCACGAAGGGCGGCGGTCACGGCAATTACCGGCTCATCACGCTCGCGCCGAACGGCGCGCAGGAGATGTGCGACCTCACGATGCTCGCCTTCGACCTGGCCGACAAGTACCGCAATCCCGCCTGCATCATGGCCGACGGCATCACTGGCCAGATGATGGAAGTGGTGGAGATCCCGACAGCGAAGGCGGCCCGGTGGGATCATTCGTCGTGGGCCGTGACGGGCACGCCGGACACGGCGGGCAACCTGGTCAGCAGCATCACGCTCGAACCGGAGAAGCTCGAGGAGCACAACCTCAAGCTCGACGCGAAGTACAAGCGCATCGAGGCCGACGAGGTGCTCTTCGAGAAGTACAAGGTCGATGACGCCGACCTGGTCGTCGTCGCCTACGGCGTGGTCAGCCGCATCGTCTACTCGGCGGTGGACCAGGCGCGGGCCGAGGGCCTCAAGGTGGGCCTGCTGCGGCCCATCACGGTGTGGCCGTTCCCGACCCAGGCGATCATCGACCTGTGCGGAACCGCGAAGGCGTTTCTGGCGGTCGAACTTTCGACGGGTCAGATGGTCGAGGATGTCCGGCTGGCCGTCGAGGGCCGCCGGCCGGTGCACTTCTACGGGCGCTGCGGCGGCATGGTGCCCGGCGGCGACGAACTGCTTGCCGAGTTCCGGCGCGTCATGAGTGGAGGAGCCCGCTGA
- a CDS encoding alanine dehydrogenase, which yields MIIGIPRSRVADEHRVALPPRAAAELTARGHEVHVEVRAGLGAGFTDEQYEQAGARIAHSAEEIWGRADMVVKVGKPQPDEYPFVREGQILASVMNLAAAERGLIDLLVERRCLALDFVTIQEENGNLPVLRPLSQIAGRMVPQIAARYLQTDHGGLGILLGGAPAVPPAEVVVIGAGTVGRNAVRACIGAGARVTLLDSDFARITELDWTFPGQVTTFLASEATLRKALSYADVVVGAVLIPGARTPHLVTREMVGLLREKSLVIDISVDQGGCFATSRPTRLSDPTYVVDGVTHFCVPNLPSLVARSSSYALGGAILPYLAAIAARGPHAALAADPSLARGVNVMEGLVTQPGLAAAHGCAWTPVADLLPGGTS from the coding sequence ATGATCATCGGGATTCCGCGTTCGCGTGTGGCCGACGAACACCGCGTGGCGCTGCCGCCGCGTGCTGCGGCCGAGTTGACCGCGCGTGGCCACGAAGTGCACGTCGAGGTGCGGGCCGGGCTCGGCGCCGGCTTCACGGACGAGCAGTACGAACAGGCCGGCGCGCGCATTGCGCACAGCGCCGAGGAGATCTGGGGCCGCGCCGACATGGTCGTCAAGGTCGGCAAGCCGCAGCCCGACGAGTACCCCTTTGTGCGTGAAGGCCAGATCCTGGCCTCGGTGATGAACCTGGCCGCGGCCGAGCGCGGACTCATCGACCTGCTGGTCGAACGCCGCTGCCTGGCGCTGGACTTCGTGACGATCCAGGAGGAGAACGGGAACCTGCCGGTGCTGCGGCCGCTGAGCCAGATCGCCGGCCGCATGGTGCCGCAGATCGCGGCCCGCTACCTGCAGACCGATCACGGCGGCCTCGGTATCCTGCTGGGCGGCGCGCCCGCGGTGCCGCCGGCCGAAGTGGTGGTCATCGGTGCGGGTACGGTCGGACGCAATGCCGTGCGCGCGTGCATCGGCGCCGGTGCGCGGGTCACGTTGCTGGACAGCGATTTCGCACGCATCACGGAGCTCGACTGGACGTTCCCCGGCCAGGTCACGACGTTCCTCGCCAGCGAGGCGACGCTGCGCAAGGCGCTGTCGTATGCCGACGTGGTGGTCGGCGCCGTGCTCATCCCGGGCGCCCGGACACCGCACCTGGTCACGCGGGAGATGGTGGGATTGCTGCGCGAGAAGAGCCTGGTGATCGACATCTCGGTCGACCAGGGCGGCTGCTTCGCCACCAGCCGGCCCACCCGCCTGTCCGATCCGACCTACGTGGTGGACGGTGTGACGCACTTCTGCGTGCCGAACCTGCCCAGCCTCGTGGCACGGTCGTCCAGCTACGCGCTGGGCGGCGCCATCCTGCCGTACCTGGCGGCCATCGCGGCCCGTGGCCCGCACGCGGCCCTGGCCGCCGACCCGTCGCTCGCGCGCGGCGTGAACGTCATGGAAGGGCTGGTGACCCAGCCGGGCCTGGCCGCAGCGCACGGCTGCGCGTGGACACCCGTGGCCGACCTCCTGCCGGGGGGCACCTCATGA